In Armatimonadota bacterium, the genomic stretch ACAGGAGACGCATGATGTATCGTGATGAGTTCGTAGACGTAAGAGAGGTAGCGCCGGAAATCGAGGTGGAACTGCGATACGCCGGAACGCGCCACGCATTCGCCCGGGCGATGTATCCTCTGAACCGTGCCTTTCTCCGTAGGGAGTGTGCGCTGAAACTGGCGGCGGCAAACGAGTTGTTGCGACCGACAGGCCTTCGTCTGAAAGTATGGGACGCATACCGTCCATTGAGCGTACAGGCCGCCATGTGGGACCAGTTTCCCGACCCGGAATTCATCGCGCCCCCGACTCGCGGGTCCAAACACAATCGCGGTGTCGCTGTAGACG encodes the following:
- a CDS encoding M15 family metallopeptidase is translated as MMYRDEFVDVREVAPEIEVELRYAGTRHAFARAMYPLNRAFLRRECALKLAAANELLRPTGLRLKVWDAYRPLSVQAAMWDQFPDPEFIAPPTRGSKHNRGVAVDVTLVDHLGAEVEMPTDFDDFSPAARSDADCSARSATHRELLREAMLAAGFAGIESEWWHFADPGWEQYPLCDVSLHKLAAKADAKRRG